TCACTACAATATACCTCATGAGAATGTTCCTTAGCCTCCATGACTCATCAATGGAATGGGCTGTGATAGCCATATATCCCTTCTTTTAGCTGTCAGAGGTCCACATACCAGTGGTGATATCAACCCTTGATTGGATCATACTCATGTACTCGATGGCCTTCTTCCTTTCCATTTTGTATCTTCCCACAATATCACCTctacaaaacaaaagaaaatagaTACATTCAtgttactccctccattcccttatacaaggccacaaactcaaATTACAGGTACCTAGGTAAAAATTTAATGACTACTTTGCAAGCCAACTTTTCTTCTTGTTAACTGGGATCATTAATACGTCTGCATGCATGCAAGGAAGAAATGAGAAGGAAGTAGCACAGTGTCATTATGACTacatgcatgcaagtattaaataAGTTGCTAGTACGAGAAAACGTCATTAAATTTTGCCTCGGTTactgttagtggccttgtatagatgcaaaatgtatttttcatagtggccttgtataagggaatggagggagtatttagtAATGGCAAAGAAGAAACATGAAAAATTAAAAAGAAGGAAATAAATACATAGCATATTTACCGGATAGTATTTCTTGTATGAAGCTTGAATAACGGCTGAAGGGCAGCAACAAATCTCCTAAAACCAACATGGTCTACCATAGATAATGGATAATCATGCAACATCAACATGTTGCCAAGCTCAACTCTAGCATAATATTGATCAAAAGTATAGCTCTCCATGCTCACTTTCCCATCCTCTTCCGCACTCACCTTCAATGAGGATTGACTCAAAATTTTACCTCCCTTGGTCTTCAACTTCTTAAGAGTGCAAATATCAAGATGCAAACGAAGATGCTTAGTTCCATTTTTCGATCCCGCGGTAAGTACCTTGTGACACCAATTACACTTGGCCTTCCATTCACCATTGATCCTCATCTTCTTCATTTCCAACCAAACCTTAGATGTGAGCTTGCGCTTAGAAGGTAGCACCTCGACCTCTTCcacatcatcctcttcttcatcatctgaaacaataacatgatctccatcttcatCCATTGGTGTTGTTGTGTGGCTCATGTCATGCATGGACTCATCTACTTGGCCATTGTTTGTATCACTGCACAACAAAAATAGGCATCCAAACACAAGTATGATACACATTAGTTAAATTAAAAAATCAGAAGTGTATAACAACAAGCATTAACAACAAGCATTCACTAGATGGCAGATCATTAACAACTTTCTTATTTCTTCTTGTTTGTATTCACTAGATGGCAAGCATTAACAGCAAGCATTCAAAAATAGATGGCAAGAATTCATTAATATTATTTCTTCTTGTATTCATTTGGAGGCGGATCATTAACaacttccttctttcttcttgtTTGTAGGCAAGCATTAATAGAAGCCATTCAAAAATATTCCTTTCTTTTCAATTCATTAACAGATCGGTAAATGTAATGAACACATTCAATCATTCAACAACAAATCAATTAACTATTCAACATACTCAAGCATGCATTAACAGTTCAGCTAAATCTAATGAACACATTCAATCATTCAACAACAGATCTAATCAACACATTAAAAAAAGGTGAAACTCTTCACCGAATTGGATGCTTTCCTGCCCTTCTCGCCGCCGTCG
The Aegilops tauschii subsp. strangulata cultivar AL8/78 chromosome 3, Aet v6.0, whole genome shotgun sequence genome window above contains:
- the LOC109771105 gene encoding zinc finger BED domain-containing protein RICESLEEPER 2-like, with the translated sequence MALDQEDAEEVLHSSVDATPVDGDEFEEGTGSGSHAQTPSPSSKPVHLQPPSTGQVPGCSSIVPGCNVGRGRGCGRGGATPATAARRAGKHPIRDTNNGQVDESMHDMSHTTTPMDEDGDHVIVSDDEEEDDVEEVEVLPSKRKLTSKVWLEMKKMRINGEWKAKCNWCHKVLTAGSKNGTKHLRLHLDICTLKKLKTKGGKILSQSSLKVSAEEDGKVSMESYTFDQYYARVELGNMLMLHDYPLSMVDHVGFRRFVAALQPLFKLHTRNTIRGDIVGRYKMERKKAIEYMSMIQSRVDITTGMWTSDS